The genomic region GCAACAAGTCGCCTGTGGCAAAGCGAAAAGGTGAAATGGTATACAGCGAGCTCATAGATATAATCGACGATGGTCTCCTGCCCGGTGGGTTCGCTTCCTTCCCCTTTGATGGAGAGGGAATCCCTTCTCAGAAAACTACAATTGTGCACGGGGGGAGAATCGTCAGCTGGCTCTACGATGGACCAAGGGCCGCGATAGATGGCGCGAAATCTACGGGTAACTGCCGCAGGACAGGGATAGTCAAGACGCCATCGATAGGTGTGACCAACTGCTTTATAAAGGCGGGGAGCTCTTCGCTCAAGTCGATGGTATCATCCGCGAAGAAGGGACTATTCGTTACGGATCTTCTCGGAGTGCATACGGCGAATCCCATTACGGGGGATTTTTCCCTCGGCGCGGAGGGAATAGCCATCGAGGACGGGGTTCTCGATAGCCCGGTCAGAGGCATAACCATCGCCGGAAATGTTCATGACATCTTCAGGGATGTCGTCGCAGTTGGGAACGACTTCGTTCAGAAGGGGGCTTATGCTTCTCCCTCCATCATGGTCAAATCCATCTCCATAGGAGGATAAAAATTTTTTCTTTTCAAGTAGTTCAAAGCAAATTAGTATCGCCCAGCGAGTTATGGGGCTGCGCAGCTTGACTTGATGCGTCAGCCGATCTTTTTTGGAGCTTTTTGAATGCGTATTTCATCTTTCGGAATGTCCGACGTCGGCATGCGCCGCGAAAAAAACGAGGACAGCTTTCTCGTCAATGACGATGCGATGCTCTATGCCGTCGCCGACGGAATGGGCGGCCACCTGGGCGGCGATATAGCCAGCAAAATAGCGGCGCAGACGATCAACGAGGTCATTGTGGCGCTTAACTCTGATCCTGAAGCGCTTCTTCAGCGCGAGGGGCTTTCATTCAAACCGGGTGAATACCAAGGCTACCTTCGCTATGCGATCCGTCTTGCGAGTCAGAAAATCTTCGAAAAATCAAAATCCGATCCCAACCTGAAGGGGATGGGCACAACCGCCGTAGCTCTCCTTTTAAGGAATAAGAAGGCTTACATAGCAAACGTTGGCGATTCAAGGGTGTACCGAATTCGCGGCGGTGAGATAGTGCAGATCACCAAGGACCATTCTCTGGTGGCCGAGCAGATCCGCGCCGGAATCATAACAGACGACGATGCCCGGATTCACAGATTTAAGAATATAATCACGAGGTCGGTGGGTTTTCAGGAGGATGTCGAGGCAGATATCGATATAAGGGTGATACGCGCCGGTGATATGTTTGCGCTCTGTTCCGATGGCTTGAGCAATATGCTGAGGGATCATGAAATTCGCGATGTTGTGGTCAATAACACCCTTCAGGCTTCCTGCAGCAGGCTTATAGATATAGCGAATGCACGGGGTGGGGATGACAATATCACGGTGGTCTTGGCTAGGATCGAAAGCGTTGAAGATCTGCCCGATCTTGAGACCGAACCCCTGCTCGACGAGCCAGCGGCCGAATAAATGTTGATTTATCCACCTAATTATCTGTTTTTTAAGGAGTTTCAAAGGGTTGACAGGCATGACTCGTTGTGTTAGCTATACGATGTTTTTTTGTAACTAATTGATTCTATTCGCGTTTTCCAACTAATAATAGCTGAGAGAGGTTTTTTGAAGAGTCCCGACACCAAGAGGAAGGCGGCGCAGCATTATAGCATCATGATCATCCCGCAGGGTTCCGCGGCTATAAGGCGCTATGAGCTTTCCCGCAGAGTTTTAAAGCTTCTGATGGCCGCCTCAGCCCTCTTTGGTGTTGTCGTGTGTGCGTGTGCCATCTCGCTTTTTGTATACAGGACTCTGTATGTGAGGACGGAGGATGCCAGGGTTCAGGCGGCGCAGTTCATCAAAGAGCGTGCCGTGTTGGTCAGCCAGGTAGCGGCGCTAGAGGGCTCCCTTTCAAGGATAGAGCGTTTTGCCTCGAAAATTCAGAGCGCGATGAAGGCCAATTCCAAAGATGGCATACAGAGGGATTCCGTAGTCGGTCAGGGGCCTGTCGATGTCGATTCATGGGCCGTTGCCCCTGTGGGCTCTGGTTTGGCGGGCTCGATGGCGCAGCTCCCGGCCAGCCATTGGAAGTCCCCCTTTTCGAAGTCCCTCTCATCGGGAATAAAACTCTCCCTAGATCAGCTCTCCGAAAGACTCGACGTGGCCGAGGAGAAGGTTCACTCCGTCTTTGCGCTTCAACAGGACAAACTCTATTTCTGGGCGTCGCTGCCGACTGTATGGCCGACCAAGGGATGGATCACCTCCGAGTTCGGCGTGGCTAGAAGCTGGGGAGGTCACAGGCGCCGTCATGAGGGGATAGATATAGCGGCTCCTCGCGGCACCCCGATAATGGCCCCGGGCGCCGGGATAGTGACCTATACCGGATATCGCAAGGGATACGGAAACGTGGTCATGATCGACCATGGCTATGGGATAGTAACCGTGTACGCTCATTGTCAGTCGGTTTTTGTGAACGAGGGCAGCTCTGTCAGGCGCGGGATGGTTATCGCGTCTGTAGGCAATACCGGAAGGAGCACTGGCCCGCATCTTCATTATGAAGTGCAGGTGAACGGTGTTCCGGTCAATCCGATGCTCTACATAATGAACGACCTGTAATCCCCAGTTGTTCATGGTACGGTTTTCTAAATGATTTCCTACATAGTAAAAAAGATATTCGGCACAAAGAACGATCGTGAGCTGAAAAGGATAGCTCCGATCGTTGCGCATATAAATTCGCTCGAAGCGGGGGTCAAAGCGCTTTCGGACGACGAGCTCAAGGCCAAAACTGCCGAGTTTAAAGCGCGGGTAGCAAATGGCGAGGAGCTCGACTCTATCCTTCCCGAGGCCTTCGCCGTAGTCAGGGAGGCCGGTTCTCGCGTTCTTGAGATGAGGCATTTCGATGTTCAGCTCATAGGCGGAATAGTTTTGAATAGAGGCTGCATCGCCGAGATGAAAACTGGCGAAGGAAAGACGCTCGTTGCCACACTTCCGGTTTATCTCAATGCCCTTTCAGGAAAAGGCGCGCACGTCGTTACTGTAAACGATTATCTCGCCAGGCGCGATTCGGAATGGATGGGGAGGCTCTACAAATTTCTCGGCCTTTCAGTCGGAGTGATACTTCACGGCCTTGACGATTCGGAGCGTCAATCTGCTTACGGATGCGACATAACGTACGGAACCAACAACGAGTTCGGTTTCGACTATCTCCGCGATAACATGAAGTTCGACAGCGCCAGCTTCGTGCAGCGTCCTTTGAATTTTTGCATCGTGGACGAAGTTGATTCGGTACTGATAGACGAGGCCAGAACGCCGCTCATCATATCAGGACAGGCGGAGCAGTCCACACAGCTCTATTACGTGATCAACGGTATCACTCCGTATTTGAAAAGGGATACACACTTTACCGTGGATGAGAAATCGAGATCCGCTGTTCTCACTGAAGATGGTGTGGCCGAGGTTGAATCGCGTTTGAACGTTTCCAACCTATATGATCCGCAGAATATAAACATCCTCCATCATGTTAATCAGGCGCTCAGGGCTCACTCGCTTTATCAGCGGGATGTGGATTACATAGTCAACGACGGGCAGGTGGTCATAGTTGACGAGTTTACGGGTCGCCTTATGCCCGGAAGGCGCTGGAGCGATGGGCTTCATCAGGCCGTCGAGGCAA from Myxococcales bacterium harbors:
- a CDS encoding Stp1/IreP family PP2C-type Ser/Thr phosphatase encodes the protein MRISSFGMSDVGMRREKNEDSFLVNDDAMLYAVADGMGGHLGGDIASKIAAQTINEVIVALNSDPEALLQREGLSFKPGEYQGYLRYAIRLASQKIFEKSKSDPNLKGMGTTAVALLLRNKKAYIANVGDSRVYRIRGGEIVQITKDHSLVAEQIRAGIITDDDARIHRFKNIITRSVGFQEDVEADIDIRVIRAGDMFALCSDGLSNMLRDHEIRDVVVNNTLQASCSRLIDIANARGGDDNITVVLARIESVEDLPDLETEPLLDEPAAE
- a CDS encoding M23 family metallopeptidase, producing the protein MKSPDTKRKAAQHYSIMIIPQGSAAIRRYELSRRVLKLLMAASALFGVVVCACAISLFVYRTLYVRTEDARVQAAQFIKERAVLVSQVAALEGSLSRIERFASKIQSAMKANSKDGIQRDSVVGQGPVDVDSWAVAPVGSGLAGSMAQLPASHWKSPFSKSLSSGIKLSLDQLSERLDVAEEKVHSVFALQQDKLYFWASLPTVWPTKGWITSEFGVARSWGGHRRRHEGIDIAAPRGTPIMAPGAGIVTYTGYRKGYGNVVMIDHGYGIVTVYAHCQSVFVNEGSSVRRGMVIASVGNTGRSTGPHLHYEVQVNGVPVNPMLYIMNDL